One part of the Anopheles coustani chromosome 2, idAnoCousDA_361_x.2, whole genome shotgun sequence genome encodes these proteins:
- the LOC131264170 gene encoding angiotensin-converting enzyme-like — translation MALVIVKAFCVIVAVSSVSAAPSEPEVERTEQAAQRYLANLEPEILAHKSKEADLAWDYLSNSNDETLKRRQEGNTQIAQFFKKIAQELRQYDYNSFTDPDLKRRIKKLSYLGYSVLDEDKFKQHFDAVARMEKNFDTAKVCEYQNMLNCNFTLEQEVQERLANSRDPEELKHYWVQWYDVAGKPVRKDFDKYITLIAEAARLNNFTSGAELWLHPYEDDSFEAQVDAAFEQIRPLYEQLHAYVRYKLREQYGSEIVSEKGPIPIHLLGYSHGQKWDNIMDISAPYSGKALFNITEEMVRQGYTVRKMFELGDEFYQSLNMTKLPPTFWEKSIIEKREDANYFCHTSMWDFYRKDDVRISKCTRITKQDLYLVHHELGFIQYYLQYQNQPSVYRDEAMPGFFETFARGSSLSVSSPKYLQKIGLLKNLFNEESKLNQLYQTAVERLVVLPYLYSMEKYRWGIFRGEIKPEEYNCKYWEMRSKYAGVEPPVMRSESDFDFGSIRYISADFVQYLASFVMQFQLHRAACEKAGEYVKGDPEKTLNNCDISQSTVAGNALKEILAMGSSKPWPDVLEMLTGQRKMSTDALLEYFQPLQDWLVKENKALGVNVGWEANLKCEAA, via the exons ATGGCTCTGGTCATAGTTAAAGCTTTTTGTGTCATAGTGGCGGTGTCGTCCGTGTCTGCGGCACCAAGCGAACCCGAGGTAGAACGTACCGAGCAAGCTGCCCAACGTTACTTGGCTAATCTGGAACCGGAGATATTGGCCCACAAGTCCAAGGAAGCTGATCTTGCGTGGGATTATCTTTCGAACAGCAACGATGAAACACTGAAGCGGCGTCAAGAGGGGAACACCCAAATTGCACAGTTTTTCAAG AAAATAGCTCAAGAACTGCGGCAGTACGACTACAACAGCTTCACAGATCCCGACCTGAAACGTCGAATCAAGAAGCTGAGTTATCTGGGTTATTCGGTCTTGGATGAGGACAAATTCAAGCAGCACTTCGATGCGGTTGCTCGCATGGAAAAGAACTTCGACACGGCAAAAGTATGCGAATATCAGAACATGTTGAATTGTAACTTCACCCTAGAACAGGAGGTACAAGAAAGGCTGGCAAACAGCCGAGATCCGGAGGAGCTCAAGCATTACTGGGTGCAATGGTACGATGTTGCTGGTAAACCGGTGCGCAAAGATTTCGATAAATACATCACACTCATTGCCGAAGCAGCACGGTTAAATA ATTTCACATCTGGTGCCGAACTCTGGCTGCACCCCTACGAAGACGATTCATTTGAGGCTCAGGTCGATGCTGCCTTCGAACAAATCAGACCTCTATACGAACAGCTTCATGCCTATGTTCGCTACAAGCTTCGGGAGCAGTATGGCAGCGAGATTGTTTCGGAGAAGGGTCCAATTCCAATCCATCTGCTGGGATACAGTCACGGTCAAAAATGGGACAACATTATGGACATCTCAGCACCGTATTCCGGTAAGGCGCTGTTCAATATCACCGAGGAAATGGTTCGGCAAGGATACACCGTGAGGAAAATGTTTGAGCTTGGGGACGAGTTCTACCAATCGCTGAATATGACAAAACTGCCACC AACCTTCTGGGAAAAGAGTATCATCGAGAAACGGGAAGATGCCAATTACTTTTGTCATACTAGCATGTGGGATTTCTACAGAAAGGACGACGTTCGCATCAGCAAGTGTACGCGTATAACCAAGCAGGACTTGTACCTTGTCCACCATGAATTGGGATTCATTCAGTATTACCTCCAGTACCAGAATCAACCCAGTGTTTATCGAGACGAAGCAATGCCCGGATTCTTTGAGACCTTTGCCCGGGGCTCCTCGCTATCAGTATCAAGCCCcaaatatttgcaaaagaTAGGTCTACTAAAGAATTTATTTAACGAAGAATCAAAGCTGAACCAGCTTTATCAAACGGCGGTAGAAAGATTAGTAGTCTTACCGTACCTATACTCAATGGAGAAGTATCGTTGGGGAATTTTCCGTGGCGAAATTAAGCCTGAGGAGTACAATTGCAAGTACTGGGAGATGCGCTCCAAGTACGCTGGAGTTGAGCCGCCGGTGATGCGCAGTGAGAGTGATTTCGATTTCGGCTCTATTAGATACATTTCAGCGGACTTCGTCCAATACTTGGCGTCATTTGTCATGCAGTTCCAGCTCCATCGGGCTGCTTGCGAGAAGGCGGGCGAGTACGTCAAGGGAGATCCGGAGAAGACGCTGAACAACTGTGACATCTCACAGAGCACCGTAGCGGGTAACGCGCTGAAGGAAATCCTGGCGATGGGATCATCGAAACCATGGCCTGATGTGCTGGAGATGCTTACCGGCCAACGAAAGATGAGTACTGATGCGCTGCTTGAATACTTCCAGCCGTTACAAGATTGGttggtgaaagaaaacaaagcccTCGGGGTCAACGTTGGATGGGAGGCAAATCTCA AATGTGAAGCTGCTTAA
- the LOC131265762 gene encoding angiotensin-converting enzyme-like: MIARVRVPIMWLAVLLCAAAIIAGPVYRRSTEDGSAASYEEEVRLSLAAIEQRYQQAKAHQTLAAWEYGSNLTEANLVKKTAAASEFAQVAKTIAQELQQIAIDRLESEDLKRRVKKLAKLNYAALPEEKFRELLGSIASMESNYAKVKLCPYGESTNCNISLEPELTEIFASNRNPEELKYYWVQWYNSAGAPARESFQKYVELNREAALLNNLTSGADAWLKEYDDTTFEQQVDDVINQIRPLYEQLHAYVRYKLRQKYGDKVVSPTGPIPMHLLGNLWAQTWDHIADFTTPFPEKKLLDVTDEMIRQGYTPLKMFQMGDDFFVSLNMTRLPQSFWEKSILEKPTDGRDLVCHASAWDFFSIDDVRIKQCTRVTMDQFFVVHHELGHIQYYLQYQHQPVEYRRGANPGFHEAVGDVLSLSVSTPKHLKKVGLLKDYEEDEQVKINQYYRSGVTKLVFLPFAYTLDKYRWGVFRGEIKPKEYNCRFWQLRSQYSGIEPPVVRTEEDFDAPAKYHVSADVEYLRYFVSYIIQFQFHRAACSLAGEYVKGDPEKTLNNCDIYQSTAAGNKLKEMLALGSSKPWPDAMEILTGERKMSADAFLEYFDPLYKWLLAENTRVGAHVGWTDSEKCVSKTIDFIP; the protein is encoded by the exons atGATCGCTCGGGTGAGGGTTCCCATTATGTGGCTGGCCGTACTACTTTGTGCGGCAGCCATTATAGCCGGTCCAGTCTACCGACGCTCGACCGAGGACGGCTCCGCCGCATCCTACGAGGAAGAAGTACGTCTATCGCTAGCGGCGATCGAGCAACGTTATCAGCAAGCGAAAGCACACCAAACCCTGGCAGCTTGGGAATACGGTTCAAACTTAACGGAGGCCAATTTGGTCAAGAAAACAGCAGCCGCTTCCGAGTTCGCCCAGGTGGCAAAG ACGATCGCCCAGGAGCTGCAACAGATCGCAATCGATCGGTTGGAGAGTGAAGATTTGAAGCGTCGTGTTAAGAAGCTCGCGAAGCTCAACTATGCCGCCCTGCCGGAGGAAAAGTTCCGCGAGCTGCTTGGTTCGATTGCCAGCATGGAGTCGAACTACGCGAAGGTAAAACTGTGTCCGTACGGTGAATCAACAAATTGCAACATTTCGCTCGAACCGGAGCTGACGGAAATCTTCGCCAGCAACCGGAACCCGGAGGAGTTGAAGTATTACTGGGTGCAGTGGTACAATAGTGCGGGGGCACCGGCGCGAGAATCGTTCCAGAAGTACGTTGAATTGAACAGAGAAGCTGCGCTGCTTAATA ACTTAACCTCAGGTGCTGACGCTTGGCTGAAGGAGTACGACGATACCACTTTCGAGCAGCAGGTCGATGATGTTATCAATCAAATAAGACCACTCTACGAGCAGCTACACGCGTACGTTCGTTACAAGCTGAGGCAAAAGTATGGCGATAAGGTGGTCTCCCCTACCGGTCCGATTCCAATGCATTTGCTTGGCAATCTGTGGGCCCAGACATGGGATCAT ATCGCTGACTTTACAACCCCATTCCCGGAGAAAAAACTGCTTGATGTGACTGACGAGATGATCCGCCAGGGATACACTCCGCTGAAAATGTtccagatgggagatgacttTTTCGTTTCTCTCAACATGACAAGGCTCCCACA ATCCTTTTGGGAGAAGAGCATTTTGGAAAAGCCAACCGATGGACGGGATTTAGTTTGTCATGCCAGTGCATGGGATTTCTTCTCGATCGATGACGTGCGCATTAAACAATGCACCCGTGTGACGATGGATCAGTTTTTCGTCGTTCACCACGAGTTGGGCCATATCCAATATTACCTACAGTACCAACATCAGCCGGTCGAGTATCGCCGTGGTGCAAACCCAGGCTTTCATGAGGCCGTCGGGGATGTTCTATCACTATCGGTGTCCACACCGAAGCACTTGAAGAAAGTAGGCCTCCTGAAGGACTACGAGGAGGACGAACAGGTCAAGATTAACCAGTACTACCGCTCTGGAGTAACGAAGCTAGTATTCCTACCGTTCGCCTACACGTTGGACAAATATCGTTGGGGAGTGTTCCGGGGCGAGATCAAACCGAAAGAGTACAACTGTAGATTCTGGCAGCTGCGTTCCCAATACTCCGGCATCGAGCCACCGGTTGTGCGCACGGAAGAGGACTTTGATGCCCCGGCCAAGTACCACGTGTCGGCAGATGTGGAATATCTTCGCTATTTCGTGTCCTACATCATTCAGTTCCAGTTTCATCGGGCTGCTTGTTCGTTGGCGGGAGAGTACGTAAAGGGAGACCCGGAGAAGACCCTGAACAACTGCGACATTTACCAAAGCACCGCTGctggaaacaaattaaa GGAAATGCTTGCCCTTGGATCGTCGAAACCGTGGCCAGACGCGATGGAAATCCTCACCGGTGAGCGGAAAATGAGCGCGGATGCTTTCCTGGAATATTTCGATCCATTGTATAAATGGCTGCTGGCGGAGAACACACGAGTTGGAGCTCACGTTGGCTGGACCGATTCAGAGA aatGTGTTTCAAAAACTATCGATTTTATACCATAA
- the LOC131265764 gene encoding angiotensin-converting enzyme-like, whose product MQQIAIDRLESGDLKRRIRKLSKLGYRVLPADEYIDIMYSIGSMRSSFADIKLCHYDNQSRCDISLEPELTEIFANNRNQEELKYYWVQWYNEAGTTARAPFMNYVDLVREAALLNNFTSGAEVWLSEYEDNTIEQQVDEIMNQIRPLYEQLHAYVRYKLGQMYGDKVVSPTGPIPMHLLGNLWATKWNHIADFTTPFPHKQLFDVTDEMIRQGYTPLKMFQMGDDFFASLNMTKLPPVFWEKSILEKPTDGRDLVCQASAWDSYKIDDVRIKQCTRVTMDQLFDAHHELGHTQYYLQYQHQPVEYRRGANPGFHEAVGDVIALSVSTPKHMKKVGLLQDYDDDEQVKINQYYRSGLTKLVFIPFAYTVDKYRWGVFRDEIKPKEYNCRFWQLRSQYSGIEPPVVRTEEDFDPPAKFHVSADVEYLRYFVSYIIQFQFHRAACTLAGEYVKGDPEKTLNNCDIYQSTAAGNKLKEMLALGSSKPWPDAMEILTGERKMSADALLEYYDPLYKWLLEENKRLGVHVGWTDSEKCVANTAEG is encoded by the exons ATGCAGCAGATCGCGATCGATCGTTTGGAGAGTGGTGACTTGAAGCGCCGTATCAGAAAACTTTCGAAACTGGGCTATCGGGTACTGCCAGCCGACGAGTATATTGATATAATGTACTCGATAGGCTCTATGAGGAGTAGCTTTGCGGATATAAAGTTGTGTCATTACGACAACCAATCTAGGTGTGACATTTCGCTCGAACCGGAGCTGACGGAAATCTTCGCTAACAACCGGAACCAGGAGGAGCTGAAGTATTACTGGGTGCAGTGGTACAACGAAGCAGGGACAACGGCACGCGCACCGTTCATGAACTACGTCGATTTGGTCAGAGAAGCTGCTCTGCTGAACA ACTTTACCTCCGGTGCTGAAGTTTGGCTGAGTGAGTACGAGGATAATACTATCGAGCAGCAGGTTGACGAAATTATGAATCAAATCAGACCACTCTATGAGCAGCTACATGCCTACGTTCGTTACAAGCTGGGACAAATGTATGGCGATAAGGTGGTCTCCCCTACCGGTCCGATTCCAATGCATTTGCTCGGTAATCTGTGGGCAACCAAGTGGAACCAT ATTGCAGATTTTACAACGCCATTCCCACACAAACAACTTTTCGACGTTACCGACGAGATGATCCGCCAAGGGTACACTCCGCTGAAAATGTtccagatgggagatgacttTTTCGCTTCTCTGAACATGACAAAGCTGCCACC agTTTTTTGGGAGAAGAGCATTCTGGAAAAGCCAACCGATGGACGGGATTTAGTTTGTCAAGCCAGTGCATGGGATTCCTACAAGATCGACGACGTACGCATTAAACAATGCACACGTGTGACGATGGATCAGCTCTTTGACGCTCATCACGAGCTTGGCCACACTCAATATTACCTACAGTACCAACATCAGCCGGTCGAGTATCGCCGTGGTGCAAACCCAGGATTTCACGAGGCCGTCGGGGACGTTATCGCCCTATCGGTATCTACACCGAAGCACATGAAGAAAGTAGGCCTCCTGCAGGACTACGATGACGACGAACAGGTCAAGATTAACCAGTACTACCGCTCTGGCCTAACAAAGCTTGTCTTCATACCGTTCGCCTACACGGTGGACAAATATCGTTGGGGTGTGTTCCGGGATGAGATAAAGCCGAAGGAGTACAACTGTAGATTTTGGCAGCTGCGTTCGCAATACTCCGGCATTGAGCCACCGGTTGTGCGCACGGAAGAGGACTTCGATCCTCCGGCCAAGTTTCACGTTTCGGCTGATGTGGAATATCTTCGCTATTTCGTGTCCTACATCATTCAGTTTCAGTTTCATCGCGCCGCTTGTACGTTGGCGGGAGAGTACGTAAAGGGAGACCCGGAGAAGACCCTGAACAACTGCGACATTTACCAAAGCACCGCTGctggaaacaaattaaa AGAAATGCTTGCCCTTGGATCGTCGAAACCGTGGCCAGACGCGATGGAAATCCTCACTGGTGAGCGGAAAATGAGTGCGGACGCTCTGTTGGAATATTACGATCCATTGTATAAATGGTTGTTGGAGGAGAATAAACGTTTGGGAGTTCACGTTGGCTGGACCGATTCCGAGA AGTGTGTTGCTAATACTGCAGAAGGATGA
- the LOC131265763 gene encoding angiotensin-converting enzyme-like has translation MTSSFANIQLCHYDNQSKCDISLEPELTEIFANNRDPEELKYYWEKWYNEVGTTARKPFEKYVELNMKAALLNNFTSGAEVWLSEYEDSTIEQQVDEIMSQIRPLYEQLHAYVRYKLGQNYGDKVVSPTGPIPMHLLGDLWAQTWDNIADFTTPYPHKQLFDVTDEMIRQGYTPLKMFQMGDDFFASLNMTRLPPVFWEKSILEKPTDVQNICTPFAWNSYKTDDVRIKQCTRVTMDQLFVAHHELGHTQYFLQYQHQPVKYRQGANPGFHEAVGDVIALSVSTPKHLKKVGLLKHYDDDEQAKINQYYRSALTKLVFIPFAYTVDKYRWGVFRGEIKPTEYNCRFWQLRSQYSGIEPPVVRTEEDFDPAAKYHVSADVEYLRYFVSYIIQFQFHRAACSLAGEYVKGDPEKTLNNCDIYQSTAAGNKLKEMLALGSSKPWPDAMEILTGERKMSADALLEYYDPLYKWLLEENTRLGVHVGWTDSEKCVANTAEGLSNSGDVSGDGN, from the exons ATGACTAGTAGCTTTGCGAATATCCAGCTGTGTCATTATGACAACCAATCTAAGTGTGACATTTCGCTCGAACCCGAGCTGACGGAAATCTTTGCTAACAATCGGGACCCAGAGGAGCTAAAGTATTACTGGGAAAAATGGTATAATGAGGTAGGGACAACGGCACGCAAACCGTTTGAGAAGTATGTCGAATTGAATATGAAGGCCGCTCTGCTGAACA ATTTTACTTCCGGTGCTGAAGTATGGCTGAGTGAGTATGAGGATAGTACTATCGAGCAGCAAGTTGACGAAATTATGAGTCAAATTAGACCACTCTATGAGCAGCTACATGCGTACGTTCGTTACAAGCTGGGACAAAACTATGGCGACAAGGTGGTCTCCCCTACCGGTCCGATTCCAATGCATCTGCTCGGCGATCTGTGGGCCCAGACATGGGACAAT atAGCAGACTTTACAACCCCATACCCACACAAACAACTTTTCGACGTTACCGACGAGATGATCCGCCAGGGATACACTCCGCTGAAAATGTtccagatgggagatgacttTTTCGCTTCTCTGAACATGACAAGGCTGCCACC agTTTTTTGGGAGAAGAGCATTCTGGAAAAGCCCACCGATGTACAAAATATCTGTACTCCCTTTGCATGGAATTCCTACAAGACCGATGACGTACGCATTAAACAATGCACCCGTGTGACGATGGATCAGCTGTTTGTTGCTCACCACGAGCTCGGCCACACTCAATATTTCCTGCAGTACCAACATCAGCCGGTCAAGTATCGTCAGGGTGCAAACCCAGGCTTTCACGAAGCTGTCGGGGACGTTATCGCCCTATCGGTGTCCACACCGAAGCACTTGAAGAAAGTAGGCCTCCTGAAGCACTACGATGACGACGAACAGGCCAAGATTAACCAGTACTACCGCTCTGCATTAACGAAACTTGTGTTCATACCGTTCGCCTACACGGTCGACAAATATCGTTGGGGTGTCTTTCGGGGTGAGATCAAACCGACGGAGTACAACTGTAGATTCTGGCAGCTTCGTTCGCAATACTCTGGCATCGAGCCACCGGTTGTGCGCACGGAAGAGGACTTCGATCCAGCGGCCAAGTATCACGTTTCGGCTGATGTGGAATATCTTCGCTATTTCGTGTCGTACATCATTCAGTTCCAGTTTCATCGGGCTGCTTGTTCGTTGGCGGGAGAGTATGTAAAGGGAGACCCGGAGAAGACACTGAACAACTGCGATATTTATCAAAGTACCGCTGctggaaacaaattaaa AGAAATGCTCGCCCTAGGATCCTCAAAACCGTGGCCGGACGCCATGGAAATACTCACCGGTGAGCGGAAAATGAGTGCAGATGCCCTGTTGGAATATTACGATCCGTTGTATAAATGGCTGCTAGAGGAGAACACACGTTTGGGAGTTCACGTTGGCTGGACAGATTCAGAGA AGTGTGTTGCTAATACTGCAGAAGGATTATCGAACTCAGGTGATGTTTCTGGGGATGGCAATTAA